One part of the Algibacter sp. L1A34 genome encodes these proteins:
- a CDS encoding tyrosine-type recombinase/integrase has protein sequence MKVNFSEPKIYAGGVDISSWSKLTKKEQKAALAKPWYIYYSFRNPKTNRLERQTNIKGGVNKYADKRSRHHILKMMAKSLSIVLEEGFNPYQDNSELSDYLKRRLDGKEELTDKKPNVIHAPVVSIEPTVEPIQEVSLSLDEAFELALSLKSKVMNPNSFVKFRSRITRFKKWLDLNDIKGGKSMTLINKKTVIQYLNDVLLNSSPRNRNNTRTDLASFYQILEDNEVIQENFVKKINVLKAKPERNKTYTPKQQADLFSYMKKEDPLLLLFVKFVCYNFLRPIEVCRLKVGDIDLVDKKLYLKAKNQPVKIKIIPNILIDEIPDLSSFSKDDFLFTDTQIGGAWETAETNKRDFYTKKYKKVKDHFGLGVNYGLYSFRHTFITKLYREMAKAASPFEVKSKLQLITGHSTMKALEQYLRDIDAALPNDYSNLLN, from the coding sequence ATGAAGGTAAACTTTTCAGAGCCTAAAATTTATGCAGGAGGCGTTGACATTAGTTCTTGGTCAAAGCTTACTAAAAAAGAGCAAAAAGCAGCACTAGCTAAACCATGGTACATATACTACTCTTTTCGTAATCCAAAAACAAATAGGTTAGAACGCCAAACCAATATTAAGGGAGGTGTAAATAAATATGCTGATAAACGATCGCGACATCATATTTTAAAAATGATGGCAAAAAGTTTGTCTATTGTTTTGGAAGAAGGTTTTAATCCTTATCAAGATAATAGCGAGTTAAGTGATTATTTAAAGAGAAGGTTAGATGGGAAAGAAGAGCTTACTGATAAAAAGCCTAATGTCATTCATGCTCCTGTAGTAAGTATTGAGCCTACTGTTGAACCAATTCAGGAGGTGTCATTAAGTCTTGATGAAGCTTTTGAGCTTGCTTTAAGTCTCAAAAGTAAAGTCATGAACCCTAACTCATTTGTGAAGTTTAGAAGTCGTATTACGAGATTTAAAAAATGGTTAGACTTAAATGACATAAAGGGAGGGAAATCCATGACTTTAATCAATAAAAAAACGGTAATACAATATTTGAATGATGTATTACTAAATTCTAGCCCTAGAAATAGAAATAATACACGTACAGATTTAGCGTCTTTTTATCAAATTTTAGAAGACAATGAAGTGATACAAGAAAACTTTGTCAAAAAGATTAATGTTTTAAAAGCAAAACCAGAAAGAAATAAGACTTATACTCCTAAACAGCAAGCAGATCTTTTTAGTTACATGAAAAAGGAAGATCCTTTATTGCTTTTGTTTGTGAAATTTGTGTGTTACAATTTTTTGAGGCCAATAGAAGTCTGTCGACTCAAAGTTGGTGATATTGATTTAGTTGATAAGAAGTTATACCTGAAAGCTAAAAATCAGCCTGTAAAAATTAAAATAATCCCCAATATATTAATTGATGAAATACCCGACTTGTCTAGTTTCAGTAAAGATGATTTTCTTTTTACAGATACTCAAATAGGTGGAGCTTGGGAGACAGCAGAAACCAATAAAAGGGATTTTTACACAAAAAAATATAAAAAGGTTAAAGATCACTTTGGCTTGGGGGTAAATTATGGGTTATATAGCTTTAGACATACTTTTATAACTAAGTTATACAGAGAAATGGCTAAGGCGGCTTCTCCTTTTGAAGTGAAAAGTAAATTACAATTAATAACTGGTCATTCTACAATGAAAGCGCTTGAACAATATCTTCGAGATATAGATGCCGCACTTCCTAATGACTATTCAAATCTCTTAAATTAA